The Paenibacillus mucilaginosus 3016 genome includes the window ATCGTGCTGCAGCTCCATGAGATACAGCGGCAGATCGGTCATATGGTGGTCGTACACCATCACGATCGTCCCCGCCACCGTCTGCGCGCCCTGCAGGGCACTGGGCTCGAGCAGCACCCGCCGCACAAGATCCCGGATCGCTTCGGACCGGTTCGTGTAGCCCTGCTCCGTAATGTACTGGTCGAACTGTTTGACGAGCTCATCAGGCATCGATACGCCGAACCGGGTCAGCACATCCTTCTCCGTTCCCGTCATCCCGTCTCCCCCTTCCCGCTTCCAAGCTTGCTTTCAGTCCATTGTAGCACACCGGAGCGGGAATAGGCACGGGTAGAGGCCTGAGCCCTTATGCTGTCGCAAGAAGCCCCTAGAAGTGAAAAGAATTCCTTAGAAGTTAAAAGAACGCTTCCCGGGAATGCTCCCGCAGGTTCGCTACCTCCGCCATCAACCGGGACTTCTCTTCCTCCGATAACGCCGCATGGGCATTGATTTCATCCACCAGCGCGATCAGTTCATCCCGGTTCTCCGGGTTTACCGTGAATTTGACGAGGTTGTCCACGCTCGATTCCTCCCTTGAGGCCCGAAGGCCGTTCTCCTTAGGAAGGATTGCCGGTTTCTGCCTGTTTTATGCCCCTGCCTCCCCTTCCCTTCCCTTCCCTTCCTATCCGGGTGCAGCAAAAAGGACCGGCAGCCGCCCCTAGTCAGAGACAGCCCACCGGTCCTTATCGCCGTACAATTACTCGCTGCAGCTTGAGGAGGCTTCCGCCTTGCCCTCTTCCACGTTGATCTTCTCCGAGATCGAATCCCGGATTACCGACATGACGAGCTGAAGAAGATAGTTGATATCTTCCTGCGACTGCTTGAATTCGCTCACGATTGGAATCGAATCCAGCTGATCCTGCAGCTCGTCGACTTCCTTCTCGATCTTCTCGACCATCTTCTTGTTCTCGAAGGATTGGAAGGCCACGATCTCCTTCTGCTTCTTCTTGATCGCGCTGATCAGCGTCTGAATCGAATCGTTGTTCGAAATCTGCCGCTCCGCCTTCTGGTAGAACTGGACCTCGTTCGATGTCGAGATCAGCTCGGCCAGTTCCCGCGCTTTGTTCAGAATATCCTCACGTACGATGAGTTCGGTATTCGTATACTGCTCCATGCCGCAGTTCGTATATTTGATCTCTGCCATTGCCGCGCACGCCCCTACTTTTTCTTATTGTACTACGGCCTGCTGCACCCAATCCCCTTTGATATAAAAGGTCGGTGCGTCCGTAATATGCACTTGTACCAGCCGGCCGACCAGTTCCTCCGGGCCTTCAAAATGCACAAGCTTGTTCGTCCGTGTCCGCCCCGCGAGCACCCGGTCATTGTTCTTGCTGACGCCTTCGACGAACACCTCCACGGTCTGGCCGAGAAGCTTCTCGTTGCTGCGCTTCATATTCTCGCTCAGCACGTCGTTCAGCCTGCGCAGGCGCCGGCTTTTTACGTCCTGAGGCACCGTGTCTTCCATC containing:
- the nikR gene encoding nickel-responsive transcriptional regulator NikR produces the protein MTGTEKDVLTRFGVSMPDELVKQFDQYITEQGYTNRSEAIRDLVRRVLLEPSALQGAQTVAGTIVMVYDHHMTDLPLYLMELQHDYHHDIISTMHVHLNHDQCMEVIVVRGVLSRLRELHQRIQVQKGVLYAELSVTYADAGGGGHPSEAHGHTHARGSSSGQRF
- a CDS encoding RicAFT regulatory complex protein RicA family protein, with amino-acid sequence MAEIKYTNCGMEQYTNTELIVREDILNKARELAELISTSNEVQFYQKAERQISNNDSIQTLISAIKKKQKEIVAFQSFENKKMVEKIEKEVDELQDQLDSIPIVSEFKQSQEDINYLLQLVMSVIRDSISEKINVEEGKAEASSSCSE